The following proteins come from a genomic window of Falsibacillus albus:
- a CDS encoding Type 1 glutamine amidotransferase-like domain-containing protein: protein MKQIIALGGGGFSMEPDNPLLDKYILKQAGKEKPKICFVPTASGDADSYIQRFYDFFSQHQCSPSHLSLFKPPTRDLESFVLEKDIMYVGGGNTKNLLVLWKEWGLDGIMKKAWEQGIILAGISAGSLCWFEEGVTDSFGNGLEPITGLGLLKGSNCPHFDGETERRPAYHDLIQSEKLRPGYAADDGAALHFIEENLFKVVSSRPNALAYRMSTENANVIEEPIKPIYLGDS from the coding sequence ATGAAGCAGATCATTGCACTTGGCGGGGGAGGTTTTTCAATGGAGCCGGACAATCCGCTACTGGATAAATACATATTAAAGCAAGCTGGGAAAGAGAAGCCGAAAATCTGTTTTGTGCCAACGGCCAGCGGGGATGCAGACAGTTATATTCAGAGATTCTACGATTTTTTTAGCCAACACCAATGCAGCCCATCCCATTTGTCATTATTCAAGCCGCCAACCCGTGATTTGGAAAGCTTCGTACTGGAAAAGGACATTATGTATGTAGGTGGCGGAAATACCAAAAATCTCTTGGTCCTTTGGAAGGAATGGGGGCTAGATGGAATCATGAAGAAAGCATGGGAACAAGGAATCATTCTCGCTGGGATCAGTGCTGGCTCATTGTGCTGGTTTGAGGAGGGCGTAACGGATTCTTTCGGCAATGGACTTGAGCCGATCACAGGCTTAGGCTTATTGAAGGGGAGCAACTGCCCACATTTCGATGGCGAAACGGAGAGAAGACCCGCCTATCATGATTTAATCCAATCGGAGAAGCTCAGACCGGGCTATGCCGCAGATGATGGTGCGGCGCTGCATTTTATTGAAGAAAACTTATTCAAGGTCGTCAGCTCACGTCCCAATGCACTTGCTTACCGGATGTCCACTGAAAATGCCAATGTCATAGAGGAACCTATTAAACCGATTTATTTAGGAGATTCCTAG
- a CDS encoding phosphatase PAP2 family protein, whose translation MSIAKKRATSAGGAILLLLLFFLLAWNYHNPYVLSVSNGIQGYLYDSLNQFGSSIFIGITRLGSGYVSFPLTGILAIYLIIKRKPWIALLLIYNLMVVRLFNRFLKTVYAFPRPTLKHMVDAGYYSFPSGHSMNSIAFYGFLGYLAANHFKQKGKSTRLIWTVTSILIFLIGMSRIYLGVHFPTDVIGGFLAGGATLLVTILISTLRPLEQRQHAN comes from the coding sequence ATGTCGATTGCTAAAAAGCGGGCAACTTCTGCTGGAGGTGCAATATTACTCCTGCTGTTGTTTTTCCTCCTTGCCTGGAATTATCACAACCCTTATGTATTATCAGTCAGCAACGGGATTCAAGGGTATTTGTATGATTCGTTGAATCAGTTTGGAAGCAGCATTTTCATTGGGATCACAAGGCTTGGTTCTGGATATGTTTCCTTTCCTTTAACAGGGATTTTGGCGATATATTTAATAATAAAAAGAAAACCATGGATCGCTTTACTTCTTATATATAATTTAATGGTTGTACGACTTTTCAACAGGTTTTTGAAGACGGTCTACGCATTTCCAAGGCCGACGCTCAAACACATGGTTGATGCTGGCTACTACAGCTTTCCAAGCGGGCACTCCATGAATTCCATCGCCTTTTACGGTTTTCTGGGGTACCTTGCTGCGAACCATTTCAAGCAAAAGGGAAAAAGTACAAGGCTTATCTGGACCGTTACATCTATACTCATTTTTCTGATAGGCATGAGCCGCATCTACTTGGGAGTGCATTTCCCAACGGATGTTATCGGCGGATTCCTCGCAGGTGGAGCTACGCTGCTAGTAACCATTCTCATATCGACTCTCAGGCCGCTTGAGCAGCGTCAGCATGCCAATTAA
- a CDS encoding VOC family protein, translating to MIRTNINRVGTTYIPVKDPRRSSSWYQEKLGAVENYLDEDKAIVDFAGQSFFLVKAMGGQQANFIDAKGQEHFSLTFEVNGFDELKNLHNELLKAGVDVRKIEDRGHPGNNFVFSDLDGNLFDVWSVH from the coding sequence ATGATTCGAACCAACATAAACAGGGTAGGCACTACTTATATACCAGTCAAAGATCCAAGGAGATCTTCTAGCTGGTACCAGGAAAAGCTGGGAGCCGTTGAAAATTATCTTGATGAAGACAAAGCAATTGTGGATTTTGCCGGGCAAAGCTTTTTCCTTGTGAAAGCGATGGGCGGTCAACAGGCGAATTTTATCGATGCCAAAGGGCAGGAGCATTTTTCGCTTACTTTTGAAGTGAACGGATTTGATGAATTGAAAAATCTTCACAACGAACTGCTTAAGGCAGGCGTTGATGTAAGGAAAATCGAAGACAGGGGCCACCCAGGCAATAACTTCGTCTTCTCCGACCTCGACGGCAACCTCTTCGATGTTTGGAGTGTGCATTAG
- a CDS encoding ABC transporter permease: MIRFIWQNWWRNKERFILLLVGALIVSTGLSYLVGVSQSNNGTIVDELQKRWKSSYHIVVRASGSRSVTEDKHLLEPNYLSGLAGGITMDQYHTIKSMNEIDVAAPIAMLGYVNNDVILRKLNLSKPGVYRLKLTETTNDGVSTDKYTGATYFTIGGWQPVGLGKEYGAYRFSGELSFGSNVMLAGIDPEAEEKLVGLGDAINKGSNSRYFNESDHVQQNKLDEEHVDHQIPIILSDKEFVNGTYTYDIERLDLPFGPEQQSSTMENVKAHGGRDFLEKQKAIDHQSYTFTTEQAHQKLLTSIFETGKVDKGIGNLSSWLIYKPSPVKYEPVTSPFSKRWPFSYEIKPYSVPKGYPLQDKQTYRPVSLYGKNSKDWARLQFQYIGLFDPQKLDISKDPLTELPMETYFPSKAQLVLDDKGKPVNPPVDMKPLNNSYGFLTKPPLMLTTIEAAADVIGDKPISAIRIKVKGVDRLTKDSQSKLEMVAKKIEDQTGLITDITLGSSPQPALTHIPGIDEKKSIGWVQQPWIKIGSSFSIFQESKMGLSGVIGSVILVAIVYVFSSNLIMMYARKKEFAVLLSLGWRPSQLTKLIFMESTIIGMFVSIISWLILGFIFLSHHIATSGTRIFMIGVFGIAIYWLGSIIPGLLVMKIKPYEAMRTGEITTKSRRIVKTESFLSMGVNYLLTKWKRSILSIFAIALPASLLIFFLFITFRLKGIMFTTWLGQYVAMEVGPMHYIAMGVAVLIAVLTTAEIIWQNVSERQPEIALLKAVGWHNRHIRGLVLLEGAISGFIAGIVGFIISMVLIWRMYDQIPYEHLLFFLVTLLIPITTGILGAVIPAEKAVKIMPYQGIQGVYDNSKRTEQYFKYVFSALGLLLFIGSAVLLAKAVPEVKKSDTAIKSPTKEEGTKGVVHESIPADAPLITETDGKDHAKGDVVTKADGLKSILDNAWKIIELGESVNDETETYTFGKISDNPKDLPSPKKGMGYISIPVGMERNEQPVNKLDFKPFSYELIDGEGNHYYVETFKILENKNWNGNVYLTASGKAKALITYQVPNETKKLYLLAHFENLRGDILVKVK, translated from the coding sequence ATGATCAGATTCATTTGGCAGAATTGGTGGAGGAACAAGGAGCGCTTCATACTTTTATTGGTTGGAGCCCTGATCGTCAGTACGGGTTTAAGCTACTTAGTCGGAGTTTCCCAATCCAATAATGGCACAATTGTCGATGAATTACAGAAAAGGTGGAAATCATCCTATCATATCGTAGTTAGAGCTTCTGGGAGCAGGAGTGTGACAGAAGATAAACACCTGCTTGAACCTAACTACCTGTCCGGTTTGGCAGGCGGAATAACGATGGATCAATATCATACAATCAAGTCCATGAATGAAATTGATGTTGCTGCTCCGATTGCTATGCTGGGGTACGTAAACAACGATGTGATTTTAAGAAAGTTGAATTTAAGCAAGCCTGGTGTGTATCGATTGAAATTGACCGAAACCACCAATGATGGCGTGTCCACCGATAAATATACAGGGGCAACCTACTTTACCATCGGCGGATGGCAGCCTGTCGGACTTGGTAAAGAGTATGGGGCTTACCGCTTCAGCGGTGAACTTTCTTTTGGATCAAATGTCATGCTGGCGGGAATCGATCCTGAAGCAGAAGAAAAATTGGTAGGATTAGGTGATGCAATCAATAAGGGAAGCAATAGCCGATATTTTAATGAGTCCGATCATGTCCAACAAAATAAATTGGATGAAGAGCATGTGGATCACCAAATCCCGATTATTTTAAGCGATAAGGAATTCGTCAACGGCACTTACACATATGACATTGAACGGCTGGATCTGCCTTTTGGTCCTGAGCAGCAATCGTCGACGATGGAAAACGTTAAAGCTCATGGGGGAAGGGACTTTTTAGAAAAACAAAAAGCAATTGATCATCAATCCTACACCTTTACCACGGAACAAGCACATCAAAAGTTGCTCACCTCAATATTTGAAACAGGGAAAGTTGACAAGGGGATAGGCAATTTAAGCTCATGGCTTATTTACAAACCTTCTCCTGTAAAGTATGAACCTGTGACAAGTCCATTTTCTAAAAGGTGGCCATTCTCATATGAAATAAAACCATACTCCGTTCCGAAAGGCTATCCATTACAAGATAAACAAACCTATCGACCGGTTTCATTATATGGCAAGAACAGTAAGGATTGGGCGCGTTTGCAATTTCAATATATAGGGTTATTCGATCCTCAAAAGTTGGACATTTCCAAGGATCCTTTGACTGAGCTGCCAATGGAAACATACTTCCCGTCCAAAGCACAATTAGTCCTTGATGATAAGGGAAAACCGGTGAATCCCCCCGTAGACATGAAGCCTTTGAATAACTCGTATGGCTTTTTGACCAAGCCCCCGCTCATGCTGACCACAATTGAAGCGGCTGCAGATGTTATAGGGGACAAACCCATTTCGGCCATACGAATTAAGGTGAAAGGGGTAGATAGATTAACAAAGGATAGTCAATCGAAACTGGAAATGGTTGCAAAAAAAATTGAAGATCAAACCGGATTGATCACCGATATTACACTGGGCTCTTCTCCACAGCCGGCGCTGACTCATATACCAGGAATAGATGAAAAGAAATCGATTGGTTGGGTGCAGCAGCCCTGGATTAAAATTGGGTCTTCCTTCTCCATCTTTCAAGAATCGAAAATGGGCCTTTCAGGTGTGATTGGCAGTGTCATTTTAGTTGCCATTGTTTATGTATTTTCATCAAACTTGATCATGATGTATGCCAGGAAAAAAGAATTTGCGGTCCTCCTTTCCCTTGGATGGCGGCCATCGCAGCTGACGAAGTTGATATTCATGGAATCGACCATCATTGGAATGTTTGTCTCCATCATCAGCTGGCTGATTCTTGGATTCATCTTTTTATCCCACCATATCGCGACCTCGGGGACCAGAATTTTTATGATTGGTGTATTTGGCATAGCGATTTATTGGCTCGGCTCAATCATCCCGGGACTGCTGGTTATGAAAATAAAGCCATATGAAGCGATGAGGACCGGAGAAATCACAACAAAATCAAGACGTATTGTTAAAACTGAGTCCTTTTTATCAATGGGTGTCAATTACTTATTAACCAAATGGAAAAGAAGCATTTTATCTATCTTTGCGATTGCACTGCCTGCAAGCTTGCTCATATTCTTCCTATTTATCACCTTCAGGTTAAAAGGAATTATGTTTACAACTTGGCTGGGGCAATATGTCGCCATGGAAGTCGGCCCGATGCATTATATTGCCATGGGGGTTGCAGTATTAATCGCCGTGCTCACAACAGCAGAAATCATTTGGCAAAATGTCTCGGAAAGACAGCCAGAAATAGCTTTATTGAAAGCAGTGGGATGGCATAATCGTCATATCCGTGGACTTGTTCTACTTGAAGGAGCGATCAGCGGTTTCATAGCAGGGATTGTTGGCTTTATTATTTCAATGGTCTTAATATGGAGGATGTATGATCAAATTCCATATGAACACCTGCTATTTTTCTTGGTCACATTATTGATCCCGATTACAACAGGCATTTTAGGGGCTGTCATTCCTGCCGAAAAAGCGGTGAAAATTATGCCTTACCAAGGAATCCAAGGGGTCTATGACAATTCCAAACGTACGGAACAATACTTCAAATATGTATTCAGTGCATTAGGGCTGCTGCTATTCATTGGTAGTGCAGTGTTGCTTGCCAAAGCTGTACCTGAGGTGAAAAAATCCGATACGGCTATCAAATCTCCTACAAAGGAGGAAGGGACGAAAGGCGTGGTGCATGAAAGCATTCCTGCGGATGCACCGCTGATAACTGAAACGGATGGAAAGGATCATGCAAAAGGGGATGTAGTAACTAAGGCCGACGGTTTAAAATCCATTCTGGACAATGCGTGGAAAATCATAGAATTAGGGGAATCTGTAAATGATGAAACTGAGACATATACTTTCGGAAAGATCTCGGACAATCCAAAAGATCTTCCCTCTCCTAAAAAAGGGATGGGCTACATTTCAATTCCAGTAGGGATGGAACGAAATGAACAACCTGTAAATAAACTGGATTTCAAGCCGTTTTCATATGAACTGATAGATGGCGAAGGAAATCATTACTACGTTGAAACCTTTAAAATCCTGGAAAACAAAAACTGGAATGGCAACGTATACTTAACAGCCTCAGGAAAAGCGAAAGCACTGATAACCTATCAGGTCCCTAACGAAACGAAAAAACTATATTTATTGGCCCACTTCGAAAACCTTCGGGGCGACATTCTTGTCAAGGTTAAATAG
- a CDS encoding ABC transporter ATP-binding protein, protein MTHSIRCISIDKQFKGDGIKTNALHDVNLCLEKGEFVAVVGPSGSGKSTLLSLLGTLDRPTGGQIIYGDKNANEMKGKEVADFRFENIGFIFQQFHLLPTLTSLENVMVPLFSRRVAYNKKERAEKLLELVGLQDKLNSLPSQLSGGQQQRVAIARAMVHEPHWLLADEPTGNLDSDTGEVIFELISQLNNEKGCGVVFVTHDPVLASRASRIIRMKDGGIISDTAGEGK, encoded by the coding sequence ATGACACATTCAATCCGTTGTATTTCAATAGACAAGCAGTTCAAAGGAGATGGAATAAAGACGAATGCGCTTCATGATGTGAATTTGTGTTTGGAAAAGGGAGAGTTTGTAGCCGTCGTAGGCCCATCCGGGTCTGGAAAATCGACACTTCTTAGTTTACTTGGAACGTTGGACAGGCCGACTGGTGGCCAAATAATCTATGGAGACAAAAATGCAAATGAAATGAAGGGAAAAGAAGTTGCCGATTTCCGATTTGAAAATATTGGATTTATTTTTCAACAATTTCACTTGCTGCCAACCTTGACTTCGCTTGAAAATGTGATGGTCCCGCTATTTTCCAGGAGAGTCGCTTATAATAAAAAGGAGCGGGCAGAAAAGTTATTAGAGCTGGTCGGTCTACAGGATAAGTTGAATTCATTGCCTTCCCAGTTATCTGGCGGCCAACAGCAGAGGGTGGCAATCGCCCGGGCGATGGTACATGAACCCCATTGGCTGCTGGCAGATGAACCTACAGGAAACCTTGATTCAGATACAGGAGAAGTGATCTTTGAGTTGATATCCCAGTTAAATAATGAAAAAGGATGCGGCGTTGTTTTCGTCACGCATGATCCTGTTCTTGCTTCACGGGCATCACGCATCATACGGATGAAGGATGGGGGAATCATTTCTGATACTGCAGGTGAAGGGAAATGA
- a CDS encoding SDR family oxidoreductase produces MKNFIQKVALVTGTSRPNGIGAAICRKLAQNGTDVFFTHWSSYDAATGYEDADTTWPEAFNEELKSHGIRSSHLEINLAEEDAAARLLNEVENVFGQPTILINNATYCVEVDFLQMTSGILDAHYAVNVRGTCMLSVEFAKRLQGKGGGRIVNLVSGQDKSPQPGNLAYVTTKGAISTFTKTLAAELAQHHITVNAIDPGPTDSGWMNNEIQEFLKPKFPMGRIGVPEDAARLIAFLVSDEARWITGQIIHSDGGFWD; encoded by the coding sequence ATGAAGAATTTCATTCAAAAGGTAGCACTCGTAACCGGGACCAGCAGACCCAATGGCATAGGTGCCGCAATTTGCCGGAAGCTTGCACAAAACGGAACCGACGTCTTTTTCACGCATTGGTCGAGCTATGATGCGGCAACAGGATATGAGGATGCAGACACCACATGGCCAGAAGCATTTAATGAAGAATTGAAATCCCATGGAATACGCTCTTCACATCTGGAAATCAATTTAGCTGAAGAAGATGCTGCTGCCAGACTCTTAAATGAAGTAGAAAATGTATTTGGCCAGCCTACAATCTTGATTAATAATGCGACATACTGTGTCGAGGTCGATTTCCTGCAAATGACATCGGGCATATTGGATGCCCACTATGCCGTGAATGTGAGAGGGACCTGCATGCTGTCCGTTGAATTTGCCAAACGCCTGCAAGGAAAAGGCGGTGGGCGGATCGTCAACCTTGTATCTGGACAGGACAAAAGCCCGCAGCCCGGGAACCTTGCCTATGTGACAACGAAAGGAGCCATCTCCACCTTTACGAAAACATTGGCTGCTGAGCTGGCTCAACATCATATTACGGTAAATGCCATCGATCCTGGTCCGACAGATTCAGGGTGGATGAACAATGAAATTCAAGAATTCTTAAAGCCAAAATTCCCAATGGGTCGGATTGGCGTTCCAGAGGATGCAGCCCGGCTCATAGCTTTTCTGGTAAGTGACGAAGCCCGGTGGATCACCGGTCAAATCATTCACTCGGACGGTGGTTTCTGGGATTGA
- a CDS encoding YukJ family protein, with the protein MPIKHYGVLKGTPVKALIGSEKSPHFQILVHDENGEEYRIAINIKSQGYPSEVLYLVSHQLKNEETDHLLQLKSGFTQIKQNNPPIGIDFIKAQWFDPADMVALPPEVEGPDNDLNDKIQHYVNEAIKNKSTIYAFGAKWGPEKNKSDQYFHFTPGQGIHDIHMNQGNEGRWEKDNGSFQDGALFIQLEDRWVGIFLAFQSQSWCTDEDGNPIKPAEECDHLKEKNQVDRHSHTS; encoded by the coding sequence ATGCCAATCAAACATTATGGCGTACTGAAAGGAACACCGGTGAAAGCTCTAATAGGCAGTGAAAAAAGCCCACATTTCCAAATTCTTGTCCATGATGAAAACGGAGAGGAATACAGGATTGCCATCAACATCAAATCACAAGGCTATCCTTCCGAAGTCCTTTACCTGGTCAGCCATCAACTGAAAAATGAAGAGACGGATCATCTACTCCAGCTAAAATCAGGTTTTACTCAGATCAAACAAAACAATCCGCCTATCGGAATCGACTTTATTAAAGCTCAATGGTTCGACCCAGCAGATATGGTTGCACTCCCGCCAGAGGTGGAAGGGCCGGATAATGATCTAAACGACAAAATTCAGCATTACGTAAATGAAGCAATCAAAAATAAGTCGACTATTTATGCTTTTGGAGCAAAATGGGGCCCTGAAAAAAACAAAAGCGATCAATACTTTCACTTTACGCCGGGACAGGGAATCCATGATATTCATATGAATCAAGGAAATGAAGGCAGGTGGGAAAAAGATAACGGTTCCTTTCAAGACGGGGCTCTATTCATACAATTGGAGGACCGGTGGGTGGGTATTTTCCTGGCGTTCCAATCACAATCCTGGTGTACGGATGAAGATGGAAACCCAATAAAACCGGCCGAAGAATGTGATCACCTGAAAGAAAAGAACCAAGTAGATAGACATAGTCATACTTCCTAA
- a CDS encoding flavin monoamine oxidase family protein has protein sequence MTNYLPPYYTPSQLTHIIRNGLPKTDSPKDILIAGAGMAGLVAASILKQAGHRVKIIEARSRVGGRVYTIRSPFTDENYFDAGAMRIPNMHYLVFEYINKFGLQVNPFVNSSPNDLIYVNGIMTRSYLYQQNPDILKYPVSPIEKGKTDYELIKFRVQGIIDYINQNPLKNWPKVVKNLQKYSFTTYFRNNQNGESLSPGAMEMVKVLSDVEGVPEFSFLELLREFMILFNKEVQFYEIPGGMDQLPKAFLPDLKDDIIFHQKLTRIEQGKDQVTFSFIDTHSDSTSQLSADYAIVTLPFTILQFVEIEPRSSFSHDKWKAIRELHSVPSTKTGIQFNSRFWEKQGLFGGKTMTDLPIRLAYYPSHGFGEKSGVVLGSYTWEDDALIWMCKSEEERIQETLKELAFIHGEEIRSHFVTGASHSWSLDPYATGAYTLFKPDQELNLYPVISAAEGRVHFAGEHTSLPHGWIQGAIESGIRTAIEVNNRQKG, from the coding sequence ATGACCAATTATTTACCCCCTTATTACACACCATCTCAACTGACTCACATCATTCGGAACGGATTGCCGAAAACGGATTCTCCTAAAGATATACTTATAGCAGGAGCAGGAATGGCCGGTCTGGTAGCCGCCTCGATCCTTAAACAAGCTGGGCACCGAGTCAAGATCATCGAAGCGAGAAGCCGGGTTGGAGGAAGAGTATATACGATTCGTTCCCCGTTCACAGATGAAAACTACTTCGATGCTGGGGCGATGCGGATCCCAAATATGCATTATTTGGTGTTTGAATATATAAATAAATTCGGCCTTCAGGTAAATCCGTTTGTCAATTCATCTCCAAATGATCTCATTTATGTGAATGGGATCATGACAAGATCCTATTTGTATCAGCAAAATCCTGACATATTAAAATATCCCGTTTCTCCCATCGAAAAAGGAAAAACGGATTATGAGCTCATAAAATTCAGGGTTCAAGGCATCATCGATTATATTAATCAAAACCCACTTAAAAATTGGCCCAAAGTGGTGAAAAACCTCCAGAAGTATTCATTTACCACTTACTTTCGCAATAACCAAAATGGGGAGTCCCTTTCACCCGGTGCCATGGAAATGGTAAAAGTCTTGTCGGATGTTGAAGGAGTTCCTGAATTTTCTTTTTTAGAATTGCTGCGTGAGTTTATGATTCTATTCAATAAGGAAGTTCAATTTTACGAAATTCCAGGTGGGATGGATCAGCTTCCAAAGGCATTTCTACCAGACTTGAAGGATGATATCATCTTCCATCAAAAACTTACAAGAATAGAACAAGGTAAGGATCAAGTGACTTTTTCATTTATTGACACCCACTCTGATTCAACATCTCAACTTTCCGCAGATTACGCTATTGTCACCTTGCCCTTCACGATCCTGCAATTTGTAGAAATTGAACCAAGAAGTTCATTCTCCCATGACAAGTGGAAGGCAATCCGTGAATTGCACAGCGTCCCGTCAACGAAAACAGGCATTCAATTCAACAGCCGTTTTTGGGAAAAACAAGGTTTATTCGGAGGCAAGACCATGACAGACCTTCCGATTCGACTGGCTTATTACCCCAGCCATGGTTTTGGAGAAAAAAGCGGAGTGGTCCTTGGCAGCTACACCTGGGAAGACGATGCCCTCATTTGGATGTGTAAATCCGAGGAAGAGCGCATCCAAGAAACATTAAAAGAGCTTGCTTTTATCCATGGGGAAGAAATCCGGTCTCATTTTGTCACAGGGGCGTCACACAGCTGGTCCTTGGATCCTTATGCAACCGGCGCCTATACCCTTTTCAAACCTGACCAGGAACTGAATCTTTATCCCGTAATATCCGCTGCTGAAGGCAGGGTCCATTTTGCAGGTGAGCACACCTCCCTCCCACATGGCTGGATCCAAGGTGCAATCGAATCCGGGATCCGAACTGCCATTGAAGTAAATAATCGACAAAAAGGATGA